Proteins from one Cryptomeria japonica chromosome 4, Sugi_1.0, whole genome shotgun sequence genomic window:
- the LOC131037780 gene encoding probable disease resistance protein At4g33300, which produces MANTNTVHQYIIQPPQYGLPSVSPTPPQYGPPLNKVLFITVSQCTNLNLKGILETMWEKLFEKKKPEFQNVEDGQRQLQQQLLKQEKPILVILDDVWSRSNLDKLLFEGRGYKTLITTRDISIIPKNTCTKLYQLPLLSQGDALSLFCFWAFGQTTIPGTADANLVKEVQAECGGLPLALKVIGSTLHGEPQVAWKRANSSLSKGESISDYHREGLLECLATSIDFLDDIVRECFLDLGSFPEDKKICADALLDIWVNVRKLEWQDAFVILLELASRNLLNLSSNPRNQAAISYGNASELYFFQHDVIRDLALYLEFGDSAVHSKRLFMPRKESSLPQKWKLHTNKTFGAQIVSIHTGPMNSSQWDEMNFPEAELMVIVFASREYFLPPFLKSMKKLKILMVFNYGSKRATLKGIDALSSLTQLKVLHLERLIAPPVEIQNIEKLSLSLCEGFESTSTLNNTKLQYFNLDHCSDLEALPSGICHMQSIQILSVTNCHLIQNLPSDIVSMSCLRVLRLSALPGLKELPSSIGNLVWLEYLDISVCEGLKKLPEEIGKLEKLSEFDMRECSRLRRLPRTVSGLGHESHTWQIKVQLSLIEKDLWEIVDGTVRKPQDADIATKWTTKDRRATTLVGHGLSNAYLHPIDLSKMSKAIWEGLNVLFGSQASSAKMSIK; this is translated from the exons ATGGCCAACACCAACACCGTTCACCAGTACATTATACAACCACCACAGTACGGTCTCCCTTCCGTAAGCCCAACACCTCCACAATATGGCCCTCCACTT AATAAGGTGCTCTTCATCACTGTTTCACAATGCACAAACCTCAACCTCAAAGGAATATTAGAGACCATGTGGGAGaaactttttgaaaaaaagaaaccTGAGTTTCAGAATGTGGAGGATGGGCAAAGACAGCTGCAGCAACAACTTCTTAAACAAGAGAAGCCAATTTTAGTGATATTGGATGATGTTTGGTCCAGATCAAATTTGGATAAATTACTATTCGAAGGAAGAGGATACAAGACCCTCATAACAACAAGAGACATTTCTATTATCCCCAAAAACACCTGTACTAAACTGTATCAATTACCATTGTTGAGCCAAGGAGATGCTCTATCCCTTTTCTGCTTCTGGGCTTTTGGACAGACAACAATTCCAGGAACTGCAGATGCAAATCTAGTAAAGGAG GTGCAAGCAGAATGTGGAGGCCTACCACTTGCTCTGAAGGTGATTGGAAGCACTTTGCATGGGGAACCTCAAGTGGCTTGGAAAAGGGCAAACAGCAGTCTCTCCAAAGGAGAATCTATATCAGATTATCATAGAGAAGGCTTACTTGAATGCTTAGCGACTAGTATTGATTTCTTGGATGATATAGTGAGAGAGTGTTTCCTAGACTTAGGATCATTTCCAGAGGACAAGAAAATCTGTGCTGATGCACTATTGGATATTTGGGTTAATGTTAGAAAATTAGAGTGGCAAGATGCCTTTGTCATCTTATTGGAACTTGCAAGCAGGAACCTTTTGAATTTAAGTAGCAATCCAAG GAATCAAGCAGCTATCTCTTATGGAAATGCCTCGGAGCTGTACTTTTTTCAGCATGATGTAATACGAGACTTAGCCTTGTACTTGGAATTCGGAGACAGTGCAGTCCATAGTAAAAGGTTATTTATGCCTAGGAAAGAGAGTAGTTTACCTCAGAAATGGAAATTGCATACTAATAAAACATTTGGTGCTCAAATTGTCTCTATTCACACAG GTCCTATGAATTCATCTCAGTGGGATGAAATGAATTTTCCAGAGGCAGAGCTTATGGTGATAGTATTTGCTTCAAGAGAATACTTTCTTCCCCCATTTTTGAAATCTATGAAAAAACTAAAAATTCTCATGGTATTCAATTATGGTTCAAAAAGGGCCACATTGAAAGGAATAGATGCCTTATCTTCACTCACTCAGTTAAAAGTTCTTCACTTGGAGAGGTTAATTGCACCACCGGTTGAAATACAGAACATAGAGAAGCTCTCTTTAAGCTTATGTGAAGGGTTTGAAAGTACCTCGACATTGAACAATACCAAGCTGCAATATTTTAACCTAGACCACTGCAGTGATCTGGAGGCGTTGCCTTCTGGAATCTGCCATATGCAATCCATTCAGATTCTGTCTGTTACAAATTGTCATCTTATTCAGAATCTACCCTCTGATATTGTGAGTATGAGCTGTCTAAGAGTGTTAAGGCTATCGGCATTACCAGGCCTTAAAGAACTTCCTTCCTCAATTGGAAATCTTGTGTGGCTGGAATATCTGGACATATCAGTATGTGAGGGTTTGAAAAAACTTCCAGAGGAAATAGGAAAATTGGAGaaattgagtgaatttgacatgaGGGAGTGTTCTCGTTTGAGGAGGCTACCTAGAACCGTCAGTGGGTTAG GGCATGAATCCCACACATGGCAAATTAAAGTGCAACTGTCATTAATTgagaaagatttgtgggagattgtggATGGGACTGTAAGAAAGCCACAAGATGCAGATATAGCAACGAAGTGGACAACAAAAGATCGTAGGGCCACGACATTGGTTGGTCATGGTCTATCAAATGCATACTTGCATCCTATTGATTTATCAAAGATGTCAAAAGCAATATGGGAGGGGCTCAATGTCTTGTTTGGTTCTCAGGCTTCCAGTGCCAAGATGTCTATTAAGTAG